Proteins co-encoded in one Acidobacteriota bacterium genomic window:
- a CDS encoding choice-of-anchor J domain-containing protein, whose product MEKKSGSFISLHRNLLLSLGVLFGIFAFAVVAWQADAQNRKAKDAEKNAAVENSRMESSVVTSEDPDTILLNVGPIDTRSAPNRLATGAGESFSGKQMRLVKFGGPILEEWHNALEASGVSIVDYIPNYAYLVYGDANELNRLVADANRGGSGITWIGDYKAEQRIQPYVYKATGQKGESRIESDSGYYEVQLFKDPSTNQGTRALISQIETGPAKNAFDYSRYVNLVVGLSADGVEQIAARPDVISIHPYLEPKKMDERQDMILAGNLTGNVPNTGNYLTLLASWGFTQAQFNSSGFVVDVTDDGAYRNPTGADPGTIATNANAGPVTARHFAFYESGNRPIGSTTPSGTSRYMYKGRWGSGSTADGGLGLSGHGQLNMSIVGGYVPDSGAPFGAAPHQDASGFRYALGVAPFVKLGNSVIFDPNFTTPNIPNMISAGYTSGTRISSNSWGSSAAGAYTANSQTYDGLVRDAQSGTGGNQEMIITFSAGNDGSGATTIGAPATGKNVFCVGAAENVQPFGGADGCGTTDAEANSANDIVGFSSRGPTTDGRIKPDIQAPGTHVSGITYVQNGTTGNGTAEALYRADGVCAGPGGSNFFPTTQQWYTASSGTSHSNPAVAGGSALVYQQFINNPAYIATNRTPAGSAPPSPAMNKAYIVNSARYMNGVSANDTLPSNNQGFGMMNLGTAFDGTPRIIRDQAAADFLGATGEFRIFGAQVVDGTKPFRVTMAFTDAPGSTSGNAFVNNLDLEVIAGGNTYRGNVFTGANSTTGGAADPRNNVESVFIPANTLPTGAQVVIFVRATNVAGDGIPGNADTTDQDFALVVYNANSVLVGPTLTGGPVTIVSESCLPANGVVDPGETVTVTLPVSNLGGTTNTTNDVGTLQATGGVTSPSAAQNYGVIVSGGAAVNRNFTFTASPSLTCGAVISATVQHQDGASNLGNIVYTIPTGTTVTNNLFSENFDGVTAPALPAGWTTAQTGTTPPALFATTATTPDTAPNAAFTNGVSSVASNSLISPAIVIPAGNGSELSFRQTRNFESGFDGGILEISTDGGTNYSNVTSVGGVFSANGYNTTISSGFSSPIGGQSAWSGAQATYVTSTLSLPAAFNGQTVRFRWRAAWDSSAVNANPNWRIDTITMTVSSFVCTTCTAATPTPTPTPGVTPTPTPTPTPGVTPTPTPTPAPTPTPTPTPVPTPTPSPTPIVPTPTPTPSPTPTPTPTPSPSPSPTPAFCVALSNTTSIAIPSSGSASPYPSNIVVSGAGGTVTKVTVTLNTFSHTFPDDVDVMLVGPSGQNAIIMSDVGGGNPGVTNLTFTLDDAAAGALPDAGPLTSGTFQPTNIGTGDTFGAPAPAPLGGSALSIFNGSIPNGTWSLYVVDDLSGDLGSFAGGWSLNINTSNCGGPVVTPTPTPTPAPTPVSTPTPTPPPGCLPSVFNNPAAITIPTSGNASPYPSSIAVSGLSGNISSAPGGVQVTLNNLSHTFPDDFGIVLVGPTGAAFLLQDGAGDGTDMSAVTYTLSDTGATALPDTGAWTAGTYRPAGHYSGSSFPAPGPGTTYNHPGPAGGTSATFASVFGGTSPNGTWSLYVVDFVTGDSGSIAGGWSLSLTTGSCGGGGTPTPTPTPACPPLTEGFDNITTLPGAGWFTQNNSSPIGSNGWFQGNDVVFASQSGAPTSYIGANYNSTGSVGTISNWLLTPTLTLQNGATMTFWSRIPAGTVYPDRLQVRMSTNGTSTNVGTSATDVGDFTTVLLEINPSLTTSAYPQVWTQFTATVSGVPTPTTGRLAFRYFVTNGGLNGANSNYIGIDTFQYNPICGPTGTPTPTPSPTPTPLPKITIGSVTRNEGNAGTTTYSFDVNIDRLPVRGAPASSVNFTTVDGTATVADGDYAANSGIITFTSNTPSLQKITVLVNGDTKFEPNEAFVVRLSNEANVILPEREAVGVIFNDDVEPTFSVNDVSGNEGNSGTTPFTFTITRAGNPTSFSSLVTYSTANGTAVAPGDYTAITNGTVSFAPNEVTKNVTVLVNGDTAVEPNETFTLNITSISNGTILNGTGTGTILNDEGVTQRVEGDVVDGSGGPSGDNMVLANDVNIIRQMQLGLIPPPPAGPQFQAADVNLDVAGACGNAQIDVGDVTVIRGYNLGVLNGVPITTKPVCGPTAPAAARGETAEGTGGRVIRVVNASAIAGQQVTVSFMLDSLGNEASASYTVNYPASVLTYVSSALGGGVPAGSNLGTNTSQTAAGRLGVLVDSTNTYAAGARQMITVTFAVPANAAAGTYPVSFSSTPTAQSVSNAQGALLATTYQSGNVVIGTTAAGVTVSGRVTNASGQGVRGATVVITDPSGNRRSVTTGSFGFYSFENVEAGPSYVIGVTSKRYRFGSRVVNVTDSLTDVDFVGQE is encoded by the coding sequence ATGGAAAAGAAATCAGGGTCATTTATTAGTTTACATCGCAATCTATTGTTATCGCTGGGCGTCCTTTTCGGGATATTTGCTTTTGCTGTAGTCGCCTGGCAGGCGGACGCGCAAAACCGCAAAGCAAAGGACGCGGAAAAGAACGCAGCCGTCGAGAATTCGCGTATGGAATCCAGTGTTGTGACGTCGGAAGACCCGGACACAATTTTATTGAACGTTGGTCCTATCGATACACGCTCGGCTCCAAATCGTTTGGCGACAGGAGCCGGAGAAAGTTTCTCGGGCAAGCAGATGCGGCTTGTCAAGTTTGGCGGCCCGATCCTCGAAGAATGGCATAATGCCCTCGAAGCCAGCGGCGTCTCGATCGTTGATTACATCCCAAACTATGCCTACCTGGTGTATGGCGACGCGAACGAATTGAACCGGCTCGTTGCAGACGCAAATCGCGGCGGGTCTGGGATCACGTGGATCGGTGATTACAAAGCCGAACAGCGAATTCAGCCCTACGTTTACAAAGCCACGGGGCAGAAAGGAGAGAGTCGGATCGAGAGCGATTCGGGTTATTACGAGGTTCAGCTCTTCAAGGATCCCAGCACCAACCAAGGTACTCGAGCACTTATTTCGCAGATCGAGACCGGCCCTGCAAAAAACGCTTTTGACTACTCAAGATATGTAAACCTCGTCGTGGGCCTTTCCGCCGATGGCGTTGAGCAGATCGCAGCCCGTCCTGATGTGATCTCGATCCATCCTTATCTTGAGCCGAAAAAGATGGACGAGCGTCAGGATATGATCCTGGCCGGAAACCTTACCGGCAACGTTCCGAACACCGGCAACTATCTCACCCTTCTGGCATCCTGGGGCTTCACACAGGCTCAGTTCAATTCATCTGGCTTCGTCGTTGACGTTACGGACGACGGTGCTTATCGAAATCCAACCGGAGCTGACCCTGGAACGATCGCTACCAACGCGAATGCGGGACCGGTTACCGCACGCCATTTTGCGTTCTATGAATCAGGGAACAGGCCGATAGGCAGCACAACTCCTTCGGGGACGAGCCGCTACATGTATAAAGGCCGATGGGGTTCCGGTTCAACTGCCGACGGTGGACTTGGCCTTAGCGGCCACGGACAGCTCAATATGAGCATCGTCGGAGGCTACGTACCCGATTCAGGAGCACCTTTTGGAGCCGCTCCTCATCAGGATGCAAGCGGTTTTCGCTATGCACTCGGTGTGGCCCCATTTGTTAAGCTGGGCAACTCAGTTATTTTCGACCCCAACTTCACGACGCCTAATATCCCGAACATGATCTCGGCCGGCTACACGAGCGGAACCCGTATCAGCAGCAATAGCTGGGGATCAAGTGCCGCGGGTGCTTATACCGCGAACTCGCAGACCTATGACGGCTTAGTTCGTGATGCTCAGTCAGGTACTGGCGGAAACCAGGAGATGATCATCACTTTCTCAGCTGGTAACGATGGTTCAGGAGCGACTACGATCGGTGCTCCTGCAACAGGTAAGAATGTATTCTGTGTCGGTGCTGCTGAAAACGTCCAGCCATTTGGCGGAGCGGATGGTTGTGGAACCACGGACGCTGAGGCCAACAGCGCAAACGATATTGTTGGATTTTCAAGCCGCGGCCCAACCACTGACGGAAGGATCAAGCCGGATATTCAGGCACCGGGTACTCATGTCTCTGGCATCACCTATGTCCAGAATGGAACAACTGGAAACGGAACGGCTGAAGCCCTTTATCGTGCGGACGGCGTGTGCGCCGGGCCGGGCGGAAGTAACTTCTTCCCGACAACGCAGCAGTGGTATACCGCTTCATCCGGAACCAGCCATTCAAATCCTGCAGTTGCGGGCGGTTCGGCTCTGGTGTATCAGCAGTTCATAAACAATCCGGCGTACATTGCCACCAACCGAACTCCGGCGGGTAGTGCTCCGCCGAGTCCGGCTATGAACAAGGCTTATATCGTTAACTCAGCCCGCTACATGAATGGCGTCTCGGCCAACGATACCTTGCCATCGAATAATCAGGGATTCGGAATGATGAACCTTGGTACTGCTTTCGACGGAACGCCGCGTATTATTCGCGATCAGGCAGCAGCAGACTTTTTGGGAGCAACCGGGGAGTTCCGCATCTTTGGAGCCCAAGTGGTTGATGGTACAAAACCATTCCGGGTGACGATGGCGTTTACGGACGCACCCGGATCAACTTCCGGTAATGCTTTTGTAAATAATCTCGACCTCGAGGTAATAGCCGGCGGTAACACATACCGCGGAAACGTCTTTACGGGAGCAAATTCCACAACCGGTGGAGCGGCAGATCCGCGAAATAACGTCGAGTCAGTTTTCATCCCGGCGAACACGCTGCCGACCGGAGCCCAGGTTGTGATCTTTGTTAGAGCAACAAATGTTGCCGGTGATGGTATTCCCGGCAATGCAGATACTACCGACCAGGATTTCGCTTTGGTTGTTTACAACGCGAACTCCGTCTTGGTTGGCCCGACCCTTACAGGTGGACCGGTAACTATCGTCAGTGAAAGCTGCCTTCCAGCTAATGGGGTGGTTGACCCAGGTGAAACCGTTACGGTTACACTACCCGTTTCAAATCTTGGAGGTACTACAAATACAACAAATGATGTTGGTACGCTTCAAGCGACTGGCGGTGTTACGTCGCCAAGTGCGGCACAAAACTACGGGGTTATCGTTTCGGGTGGAGCGGCAGTAAATCGGAACTTCACATTCACCGCGAGCCCATCGCTGACTTGTGGAGCCGTTATTAGCGCCACGGTCCAGCATCAGGACGGTGCCTCGAATCTTGGCAATATTGTCTATACAATTCCGACGGGAACCACGGTCACAAACAATTTGTTTTCGGAAAACTTCGATGGTGTGACCGCTCCGGCGTTGCCCGCAGGATGGACAACTGCCCAGACAGGCACGACTCCTCCGGCGCTATTTGCTACCACGGCGACAACGCCTGATACCGCACCGAACGCAGCCTTTACTAACGGCGTATCTTCGGTAGCTTCCAACAGTCTAATCTCCCCAGCAATCGTTATTCCCGCTGGAAATGGCTCAGAACTGAGCTTCCGTCAGACACGGAATTTTGAATCTGGTTTTGACGGAGGAATTCTTGAGATCAGTACCGACGGCGGAACGAATTACAGCAACGTGACAAGCGTTGGTGGAGTATTTTCTGCTAACGGATACAATACAACTATTTCGTCGGGTTTCAGCAGTCCCATCGGCGGACAATCGGCTTGGTCGGGAGCTCAGGCAACTTATGTGACTTCAACTCTTAGCCTTCCTGCCGCGTTTAATGGGCAGACCGTTAGGTTCAGATGGCGAGCGGCTTGGGATAGTTCAGCAGTTAATGCCAATCCAAACTGGCGGATCGACACGATCACGATGACTGTCAGCTCGTTCGTTTGTACTACTTGCACAGCTGCGACTCCGACACCAACGCCGACGCCAGGCGTAACGCCAACGCCGACACCGACGCCAACTCCCGGAGTGACGCCGACACCGACGCCAACCCCGGCGCCGACACCAACTCCGACGCCAACGCCGGTACCGACACCGACGCCATCGCCAACGCCAATAGTGCCGACCCCGACACCGACTCCGAGCCCGACGCCGACCCCGACACCGACTCCAAGTCCGAGCCCGAGTCCTACACCGGCTTTCTGCGTTGCACTTTCAAATACGACCTCGATCGCGATCCCGAGCAGTGGAAGCGCGAGCCCATATCCGTCGAATATAGTGGTTTCCGGTGCAGGTGGAACTGTGACGAAGGTGACGGTTACGCTCAACACTTTCTCGCACACATTCCCTGATGATGTTGATGTCATGCTGGTCGGACCAAGCGGGCAAAATGCGATCATCATGTCGGATGTTGGAGGCGGAAACCCCGGAGTTACGAATCTGACATTTACGCTCGACGATGCGGCCGCCGGTGCTCTCCCGGATGCCGGGCCTTTAACAAGCGGCACATTCCAACCGACAAATATCGGAACGGGCGATACCTTTGGTGCTCCGGCTCCTGCTCCGTTGGGTGGATCCGCATTGTCTATCTTTAATGGCTCGATCCCTAACGGCACATGGTCACTCTATGTTGTTGACGATCTGAGCGGCGATCTGGGCAGCTTCGCAGGCGGTTGGTCTCTTAATATCAACACTTCAAACTGCGGCGGCCCGGTCGTAACGCCGACCCCGACACCAACGCCGGCGCCAACGCCGGTCAGTACACCAACGCCGACACCTCCACCAGGATGTCTACCGTCGGTCTTCAACAATCCGGCTGCGATCACGATTCCTACTAGCGGAAACGCCAGCCCGTATCCGTCATCGATCGCGGTTTCGGGTCTTTCAGGCAATATCTCGTCGGCACCGGGCGGTGTACAAGTGACTCTGAACAATCTGAGTCACACATTCCCGGATGATTTCGGGATCGTACTAGTCGGACCGACCGGGGCTGCTTTCCTGTTGCAGGATGGAGCTGGCGACGGTACCGATATGAGCGCGGTCACATACACCCTGAGCGATACCGGAGCGACGGCTCTGCCGGATACCGGAGCGTGGACGGCCGGAACTTATCGTCCGGCAGGACATTATTCGGGTTCGAGCTTCCCGGCACCCGGTCCTGGTACGACCTACAACCATCCAGGCCCGGCAGGCGGAACGAGTGCAACGTTCGCATCCGTTTTTGGCGGAACCAGTCCAAACGGAACGTGGAGTTTGTACGTCGTCGATTTCGTTACCGGTGATAGTGGATCGATCGCGGGCGGGTGGTCGCTGAGCCTCACGACAGGCAGCTGCGGTGGCGGTGGTACACCGACGCCAACGCCAACCCCGGCTTGCCCGCCGTTGACGGAAGGTTTCGACAACATCACGACACTTCCAGGTGCCGGATGGTTTACGCAAAACAATAGCTCACCCATCGGGTCCAACGGCTGGTTCCAGGGAAATGATGTTGTCTTCGCGTCACAGTCGGGAGCACCTACATCGTACATCGGTGCGAACTATAACAGTACGGGAAGCGTAGGAACGATCAGCAATTGGCTTCTGACCCCGACGTTAACTCTGCAGAACGGAGCTACGATGACCTTCTGGTCGCGTATTCCGGCGGGCACGGTTTACCCGGACAGGCTACAGGTGCGAATGAGTACCAACGGCACAAGCACAAATGTCGGGACGTCCGCGACGGACGTGGGTGATTTCACTACTGTTCTGCTCGAGATCAATCCGAGTCTGACTACCTCGGCCTATCCGCAGGTATGGACGCAGTTCACCGCTACGGTCTCCGGTGTGCCGACACCGACCACGGGACGGCTTGCATTCCGTTACTTCGTGACAAATGGCGGGCTCAATGGAGCGAACTCGAACTACATTGGTATTGATACATTCCAGTACAATCCAATTTGCGGGCCGACAGGAACGCCGACGCCAACTCCGAGCCCGACGCCGACGCCTCTGCCGAAGATCACTATCGGCAGCGTTACCCGGAATGAAGGAAATGCGGGAACGACAACCTACTCGTTCGACGTAAACATCGACAGGCTGCCTGTTCGAGGAGCCCCGGCGTCATCTGTCAACTTTACGACCGTTGACGGAACGGCAACTGTGGCCGATGGCGATTACGCAGCGAACTCGGGAATCATCACCTTCACCTCGAATACGCCTTCGCTTCAGAAGATCACGGTTTTGGTGAATGGCGATACGAAGTTCGAACCGAACGAGGCATTCGTCGTCAGGTTGTCAAACGAGGCGAACGTTATTCTCCCCGAACGCGAGGCGGTCGGCGTCATTTTCAACGACGACGTCGAGCCGACGTTCTCGGTGAATGATGTTTCGGGTAATGAGGGTAATTCGGGAACGACGCCGTTCACGTTTACGATCACGCGTGCGGGCAACCCGACATCGTTCAGTTCCCTGGTGACCTATTCGACAGCGAACGGAACCGCGGTGGCTCCGGGCGATTACACGGCCATAACGAACGGAACCGTGAGCTTTGCTCCGAACGAAGTGACGAAAAACGTGACGGTACTGGTCAACGGCGATACGGCCGTCGAACCGAACGAGACGTTTACGCTGAACATCACGTCGATCTCGAACGGCACTATACTGAACGGAACCGGCACTGGCACGATCCTCAATGACGAAGGCGTCACGCAGCGTGTCGAGGGCGACGTGGTCGACGGCAGCGGCGGCCCGAGTGGCGACAACATGGTTCTGGCAAATGACGTCAATATCATTCGCCAGATGCAGTTGGGCCTGATACCGCCGCCGCCGGCAGGACCGCAGTTCCAGGCAGCGGACGTCAATCTCGACGTCGCGGGAGCCTGCGGAAACGCTCAGATCGATGTGGGCGACGTAACCGTTATTCGCGGATACAACCTCGGAGTACTCAACGGCGTACCGATCACCACCAAACCGGTCTGCGGCCCGACCGCTCCGGCGGCGGCCCGCGGCGAGACGGCCGAGGGCACGGGCGGACGCGTGATCCGTGTGGTCAATGCTTCGGCTATCGCCGGCCAGCAAGTGACGGTTTCGTTCATGCTTGATTCGCTCGGTAACGAGGCATCCGCAAGCTACACGGTGAACTACCCGGCTTCGGTCCTGACCTATGTCAGTTCGGCTCTGGGAGGCGGTGTTCCGGCAGGTTCGAATCTCGGAACCAACACCAGCCAGACGGCAGCCGGACGCCTGGGCGTGCTGGTCGATTCGACAAATACGTACGCGGCAGGAGCAAGGCAGATGATCACCGTGACGTTCGCAGTTCCTGCCAACGCTGCGGCCGGAACATACCCCGTGAGCTTCTCATCGACGCCGACCGCTCAGAGCGTTTCGAACGCCCAGGGAGCTTTGCTCGCTACGACCTACCAAAGCGGGAACGTCGTCATCGGAACAACTGCGGCCGGTGTGACCGTTTCAGGCCGTGTCACCAATGCTAGCGGCCAGGGCGTGAGAGGAGCAACGGTTGTGATCACTGATCCGTCGGGCAACCGACGGTCGGTGACGACAGGCTCGTTCGGCTTCTACAGCTTCGAGAATGTCGAAGCCGGCCCGAGCTACGTCATCGGCGTCACGTCAAAGCGCTACCGCTTCGGTTCACGGGTCGTTAACGTGACGGACTCGCTGACGGATGTTGATTTCGTCGGACAGGAATAA
- a CDS encoding tail fiber domain-containing protein produces the protein MERSSALFFAVLLAALIAAPRIEAQATEFSYQGQLQSAAALANGNFDFEFLLFDGGGSQIGSTITRNGVAVANGVFAVNLDFGPNFPGASRFLEIRVRQSGGGGFTTLSPRQPVTSTPYSVKSLSSDTATNSTNAVNATNATTAVSFSGVLSGDVTGSQNSATVVRLQGRNVANTAPLNDQVLKFNSTANQWLPGTDNTGAGGGGTITGVMPGTGLAGGGSSGSVTLNIANGGVGTSQLADGGVTDAKINDVSGSKVTGTVANSTTAVTATTAANATQLGGIAANQYLQTNGNGSGLTNLNAGSIATGTLANARLGQIPTGNIADGAITAPKIAGGQVIKGLTVAATTLTDNVTLAAGANISLTPAGNTVTIASTGGGGVGGSGTTNTIPLWSGGTTLTDSQITQSAVGVQLPNGVQLAVGAQGNQLAFGSPNGETGLSISSPGGPRADLRFDGTTIKLVARPAGTGPPNNGIVIDNAGNVGIGTPSVNSARLRVDGFNLTGIVGVSSFDYGLDGQGTLGGTRGFSNGNGRGVYGISISGVGVEGSSNGSNNFGVFSSGFMGLNRLGTGGITTLCLNASNQIATCGSSLRYKTDLQTYAGGLDIINRLQPITYRWKSDNSQDIGFVAESVAEIDPLLTIHNDKGEVEGVKYDRLSTVFVNAIKEQQRQIENQQKKNESQQKQIEMLTKVVCSLDPKAEICR, from the coding sequence ATGGAACGATCTTCCGCTCTTTTTTTCGCGGTATTGCTAGCCGCCTTAATTGCAGCGCCTCGAATTGAAGCTCAAGCAACCGAATTTTCGTACCAAGGGCAACTCCAAAGTGCGGCTGCGCTTGCGAACGGTAATTTTGACTTTGAGTTTTTACTTTTTGATGGAGGCGGTTCGCAGATCGGGTCGACGATCACACGAAACGGCGTAGCTGTCGCGAATGGGGTTTTTGCCGTCAACCTGGACTTTGGGCCGAATTTTCCAGGTGCGAGCCGCTTTCTCGAGATACGCGTCAGGCAATCCGGCGGCGGAGGATTCACGACCCTTTCACCGAGACAACCGGTCACGAGCACCCCGTATTCGGTCAAGAGCCTGAGTTCCGACACGGCGACAAATTCGACAAATGCAGTTAACGCCACAAATGCGACTACTGCGGTAAGCTTCAGCGGAGTTTTGTCCGGAGATGTCACCGGTTCACAAAACTCGGCTACCGTAGTTCGTCTGCAAGGCCGCAATGTTGCGAATACTGCACCGCTCAATGATCAGGTGCTCAAATTTAACAGTACTGCTAACCAATGGCTGCCCGGCACCGATAACACCGGAGCCGGTGGTGGGGGGACGATCACAGGCGTGATGCCGGGTACTGGTTTGGCAGGCGGCGGATCTAGCGGTAGCGTTACCCTGAACATCGCAAATGGAGGTGTCGGCACATCACAACTTGCCGACGGCGGGGTAACGGATGCCAAGATCAACGATGTCAGCGGCAGCAAGGTGACCGGCACTGTAGCCAATTCAACGACTGCCGTAACTGCCACCACCGCAGCGAACGCAACACAACTCGGTGGCATTGCAGCAAATCAGTATTTACAAACTAACGGCAATGGTTCAGGACTCACTAATCTGAATGCGGGCAGCATTGCAACAGGAACGCTTGCTAATGCACGGCTCGGCCAGATCCCAACCGGGAACATCGCGGACGGAGCGATCACTGCCCCGAAGATCGCTGGGGGACAGGTGATCAAGGGCTTGACGGTCGCGGCGACAACGCTTACTGATAATGTGACCCTCGCGGCCGGTGCGAACATCAGCCTTACACCCGCAGGGAATACGGTAACGATCGCATCGACGGGCGGCGGCGGTGTAGGCGGCAGCGGGACGACGAACACCATTCCGCTTTGGAGTGGCGGCACGACGTTGACCGACTCACAGATCACTCAGTCGGCCGTAGGCGTCCAATTGCCAAATGGTGTGCAGCTTGCGGTTGGGGCACAAGGAAATCAACTTGCATTCGGCTCTCCAAATGGAGAAACAGGATTGTCCATTTCGAGTCCCGGCGGGCCTCGTGCCGATCTTAGATTTGACGGCACTACGATCAAACTCGTGGCCCGTCCCGCCGGAACGGGCCCGCCGAACAACGGGATCGTAATTGATAATGCCGGAAACGTCGGCATCGGAACACCGAGTGTAAATAGCGCGAGATTACGAGTTGATGGTTTTAATCTGACCGGGATAGTGGGTGTCAGCAGCTTCGACTATGGTCTGGATGGACAGGGAACTTTGGGCGGGACGCGCGGGTTTTCCAACGGCAATGGCCGAGGCGTTTACGGGATAAGCATAAGTGGGGTCGGCGTTGAAGGTTCAAGCAATGGAAGCAACAATTTCGGCGTCTTTTCAAGCGGTTTTATGGGCCTTAACAGGCTTGGGACCGGCGGAATAACCACCCTCTGCTTGAACGCATCGAACCAGATCGCAACGTGCGGATCGAGCTTACGTTACAAGACCGACCTGCAAACCTACGCCGGCGGCCTCGACATCATAAATCGGCTGCAGCCCATCACGTACCGCTGGAAATCAGACAATTCACAGGACATTGGCTTTGTCGCCGAGTCCGTAGCCGAGATCGATCCGCTACTCACTATCCACAACGACAAAGGCGAGGTCGAAGGCGTCAAATACGACCGCCTGAGCACGGTTTTCGTAAATGCCATCAAGGAGCAGCAGAGGCAGATCGAGAATCAACAAAAGAAGAACGAGTCCCAGCAAAAACAGATCGAAATGTTGACAAAGGTAGTATGCTCGTTAGATCCGAAGGCGGAAATTTGCAGGTAA
- a CDS encoding carboxypeptidase regulatory-like domain-containing protein, which produces MSSLKSDSVGTRKSFIRKGKFFARFVFSTATAACLLAAVMLNGEMQTRSINAAGSLPLLRGKAAITELKRRGNLDSLVQRVNADKDEKIGADANAPNAALAFGGSTKLQAGDGVAGDQFGGSVAISGTTVIVGANGGAATASGAGSAYVYVLSNGAWTLQQKLTANDGEADDAFGSYVAISGDTAVVGAFGDRVGTNVNQGSAYVFVRTGTTWALQQKLTVADGATNDYFGRAVAIAGDTVVVGASSADTLTNIDQGAAYVFLRTGTTWAQQAKLLATDGATTDYFGDSVAISGDTVVVGATEDATGANIQQGSAYVFTRTGSAWTQQAKLAAADGTAFDYFGFSVAVDGNTAVIGTLQDVGANFQQGSAYVFVRSGSTWTQQQKLLAADGAANDSFGNSVFILGDAVMLGAAGDTNGANVRQGSAYVFTRSGTAWTQSQKLVAADGTADDSFGAGVAFTQNAAVVGSIGDTVGTNALQGSAYIFSSDVTVSGRVTTPGGQNLRNAVVSIIDPQGVRRTATTSSFGIYSFDSVRTGDTYTLTVASKRYRFTPKVLQIDTALTNVDFVGLE; this is translated from the coding sequence ATGAGTAGTTTAAAAAGCGATAGTGTTGGTACGCGTAAGAGTTTTATCCGAAAGGGCAAGTTCTTTGCAAGGTTTGTATTTTCTACCGCCACGGCTGCATGTTTGCTGGCCGCGGTTATGCTCAACGGCGAAATGCAGACTCGCTCGATCAATGCCGCGGGTTCGCTGCCGTTGTTGAGAGGCAAGGCCGCAATCACAGAGTTGAAGCGACGCGGAAATTTGGATTCTCTTGTTCAAAGGGTAAATGCCGATAAAGACGAGAAAATAGGTGCCGACGCGAATGCTCCAAACGCTGCGCTTGCGTTCGGCGGTTCAACCAAGCTTCAGGCGGGTGACGGTGTTGCGGGTGATCAGTTTGGCGGAAGTGTGGCGATCTCGGGAACGACTGTCATCGTCGGGGCTAACGGTGGAGCTGCAACGGCTTCGGGAGCCGGTTCGGCTTACGTTTATGTTTTGAGCAACGGGGCGTGGACGCTGCAGCAGAAATTGACTGCAAATGACGGCGAGGCGGACGACGCCTTTGGTTCGTATGTCGCCATCTCGGGGGACACGGCTGTCGTCGGAGCATTTGGTGACAGAGTTGGCACAAATGTGAATCAGGGATCAGCCTATGTTTTCGTTCGCACCGGCACGACCTGGGCTCTTCAACAGAAATTAACCGTAGCCGATGGCGCGACCAATGATTATTTTGGACGTGCAGTAGCTATTGCGGGTGATACGGTCGTCGTCGGAGCCTCGAGCGCCGACACCTTGACCAATATCGATCAAGGAGCAGCGTACGTTTTCCTTCGTACCGGTACTACCTGGGCACAGCAGGCAAAACTTCTCGCAACTGACGGAGCTACAACCGATTATTTCGGCGACAGCGTAGCGATCTCCGGCGACACCGTTGTTGTCGGGGCGACTGAAGACGCAACCGGTGCGAATATTCAGCAGGGCTCTGCCTATGTATTCACTCGTACCGGTTCGGCGTGGACGCAGCAGGCGAAATTAGCCGCGGCTGACGGAACGGCGTTCGACTATTTTGGATTTTCTGTAGCGGTAGATGGAAACACAGCCGTGATCGGCACGTTGCAGGATGTTGGAGCGAATTTTCAACAGGGTTCTGCATACGTTTTCGTACGCAGCGGATCGACCTGGACCCAACAGCAGAAACTGCTCGCCGCCGATGGCGCTGCAAATGATTCGTTCGGTAACAGCGTATTTATCCTTGGTGACGCGGTAATGCTCGGAGCTGCGGGCGACACTAATGGTGCTAATGTTCGTCAGGGTTCGGCCTACGTCTTTACCCGCAGCGGTACGGCGTGGACGCAGTCACAGAAACTCGTCGCGGCAGATGGAACTGCCGACGATTCTTTCGGTGCCGGCGTAGCGTTTACGCAAAATGCAGCGGTCGTCGGATCGATCGGTGACACTGTCGGAACAAATGCTCTACAAGGCTCAGCTTATATCTTCTCGTCCGACGTCACGGTATCAGGCAGAGTGACGACGCCGGGCGGACAGAATCTGCGAAACGCAGTCGTTTCTATCATCGATCCTCAAGGTGTCAGACGAACTGCAACGACGAGTTCGTTCGGCATCTATTCGTTCGACAGCGTTCGCACGGGTGATACCTATACCCTTACGGTTGCGTCAAAACGTTACCGCTTCACACCTAAAGTCCTCCAGATCGATACGGCACTCACGAACGTCGATTTTGTTGGATTGGAATAG